One part of the Leptolyngbya sp. FACHB-261 genome encodes these proteins:
- a CDS encoding TrkA family potassium uptake protein has translation MYVLIGGAGMMGLHLAQKLMEMGHTVAVLDTDPLACRYAREKVGVMAFEGSAVSTSVLIEAGIRRADSIAATLGSDAMNLALVTLARHYGVPHIVARMSDSDFEEPYRIAGASHVISTMELAVNTMANAIEYPQVESMMHFEQGQVEVLKLPVPAHCYVVGRTVARIAQDPRFPQGSLIIGYQCHACADLIIPNGSTVLEQGSTILVVTKPELVHQMIDFMGIDTNRLPAPAVAR, from the coding sequence ATGTACGTGTTGATCGGCGGCGCAGGCATGATGGGACTCCATCTCGCCCAGAAGCTGATGGAAATGGGGCATACCGTTGCGGTTCTCGATACCGATCCCCTGGCCTGTCGTTATGCCCGTGAGAAAGTCGGCGTCATGGCCTTTGAAGGCAGTGCCGTCAGCACCAGTGTCTTGATCGAAGCAGGCATCCGCAGAGCCGATTCCATCGCCGCAACCCTGGGCAGCGACGCCATGAACCTGGCCCTAGTCACCCTGGCCAGACACTACGGCGTGCCTCACATCGTTGCGCGCATGAGCGACTCCGACTTCGAAGAGCCTTATCGCATTGCTGGCGCCAGCCACGTAATCAGCACCATGGAACTGGCCGTCAACACTATGGCCAACGCCATCGAATACCCCCAAGTCGAATCGATGATGCACTTCGAGCAAGGGCAGGTAGAGGTTCTAAAACTGCCAGTCCCAGCCCACTGCTACGTGGTCGGACGCACCGTGGCTCGCATCGCCCAGGATCCCCGTTTTCCCCAAGGGTCTTTGATTATTGGCTATCAATGCCACGCTTGTGCAGATCTGATCATCCCCAACGGCAGCACCGTCCTGGAGCAGGGCTCCACAATCCTGGTCGTCACCAAGCCTGAGCTCGTCCACCAGATGATCGACTTCATGGGCATCGACACTAATCGTCTTCCAGCCCCAGCAGTTGCTCGTTGA
- a CDS encoding sodium:proton antiporter, whose protein sequence is MMQPLEPLLLASPTVSVSDGQGDVSGLVIILIILLLVATGVALLTQRLRVPYVTGLVLAGLAITELLPRRIGLDSSLILNLFLPILIFEASINTDISRLRSTIKPIGILAGPGVVLASGVTAVLIKFSLGLAWLPALFVGVILAITDTVSVIAVFKEVSVPSRLSTIVEGESLLNDGIALVLFALLTNVHVTGSITFLGGLQELFVVIMGGTLVGLGLGYLSVGLFRQSEDPLSDILLTVAVALGAFQVGHLLGVSGAVAVVVAGLVVGNLGLSQSASASTQVTLYSFWQYAGFGVNTFIFLLIGLEVDLITLWQTLPAVLLAVLIYQVGRALSVYPLLALLRFFDRPIPLVWQHVLFLGNIKGSLSMALALSLPATLPGREQLIALVFGTVLVSLVGQGISLPWLVKRLKLASLSSVRQQVDELQVRLITAKAAQDELDSLLKAGILPKAIYEEMRAAYQSRVATSERILRDLYNQRSEQSLAVPGDRSKLDAIRRRLLLAEKGAVSDALRKRIVSEEIVQAYLKDLNEQLLGLEDD, encoded by the coding sequence ATGATGCAGCCTCTGGAACCATTGCTTCTAGCAAGCCCTACTGTCTCCGTCAGCGACGGCCAGGGAGATGTTTCTGGGCTAGTGATCATTCTGATTATTTTGTTACTAGTTGCTACGGGCGTTGCCCTGCTGACTCAACGGCTGCGAGTCCCTTACGTGACCGGTTTGGTATTGGCAGGATTGGCGATTACTGAACTCTTACCGCGTCGAATTGGTTTGGATTCTTCACTAATTCTGAACCTCTTTTTACCGATTCTGATTTTTGAAGCGTCGATCAATACCGATATCAGCCGTCTGCGCAGCACCATCAAACCAATCGGAATTTTGGCAGGGCCGGGAGTTGTACTGGCCTCGGGGGTTACTGCAGTTTTAATCAAGTTCAGTTTAGGTCTGGCTTGGCTACCTGCTTTGTTTGTCGGTGTGATTCTAGCGATCACTGATACTGTTTCCGTGATTGCTGTTTTTAAAGAAGTGTCGGTTCCCTCTAGGCTATCAACGATTGTTGAGGGCGAAAGTTTACTCAACGATGGCATTGCGCTAGTTCTATTTGCCCTACTCACCAATGTTCACGTCACTGGCTCAATAACCTTTTTAGGTGGATTACAAGAGCTGTTTGTGGTGATTATGGGAGGGACTTTAGTCGGGCTGGGTTTGGGCTATCTCAGTGTTGGTTTGTTTCGGCAATCGGAAGATCCCCTCAGTGATATTTTGCTGACGGTGGCGGTGGCCTTAGGTGCATTTCAAGTCGGTCATCTCTTGGGAGTATCAGGTGCCGTTGCGGTGGTTGTGGCGGGGCTAGTCGTGGGCAATCTTGGCCTATCGCAATCGGCTTCAGCCTCTACTCAAGTCACCCTGTATAGCTTCTGGCAATATGCGGGCTTCGGGGTGAATACGTTTATCTTTCTGCTGATTGGCTTAGAAGTTGATCTGATTACCCTGTGGCAAACCTTGCCTGCAGTACTGTTGGCGGTTCTGATCTATCAGGTGGGGCGGGCGCTCTCTGTCTACCCGTTGCTGGCGCTGCTGCGCTTCTTTGACCGTCCGATTCCCCTGGTTTGGCAGCATGTTCTGTTTTTGGGCAACATCAAGGGCTCGCTGTCGATGGCTCTGGCACTGAGCTTGCCGGCAACTTTACCGGGGCGGGAGCAACTGATCGCCCTGGTGTTTGGTACGGTGTTAGTTTCGCTGGTGGGCCAGGGGATCAGCCTGCCCTGGTTAGTGAAACGCTTGAAGTTAGCGAGTCTCTCCAGTGTGCGTCAGCAGGTCGATGAGCTTCAGGTGCGACTGATTACGGCTAAAGCGGCTCAGGATGAGCTGGATAGTCTTTTGAAAGCAGGCATTTTACCGAAAGCAATTTACGAAGAAATGCGAGCGGCTTACCAGTCCCGCGTGGCGACTTCTGAACGAATTTTGCGGGACTTGTATAACCAACGGTCGGAACAGTCGCTAGCGGTTCCTGGTGACCGCTCTAAACTCGATGCCATTCGGCGGCGGTTGCTTCTGGCTGAAAAGGGGGCGGTCAGTGATGCTCTGCGCAAGCGCATTGTCTCTGAGGAAATCGTGCAAGCTTATCTCAAAGACCTCAACGAGCAACTGCTGGGGCTGGAAGACGATTAG
- a CDS encoding two pore domain potassium channel family protein translates to MQIALISLAIVIGFAFCYWLAEHLDWGHVLTREGKRETAFAELLYFSMGTFFRIGYGDQVPTDLSRWIVGLEALCNFLVTLVYIAQLVADSMERSIVNKTRERLENLFGRYE, encoded by the coding sequence ATGCAAATAGCACTCATTTCTTTGGCGATTGTTATAGGCTTCGCGTTTTGTTACTGGCTTGCTGAGCATCTTGATTGGGGTCATGTATTAACCCGAGAAGGCAAACGAGAAACTGCATTTGCTGAGCTTCTCTACTTCAGTATGGGCACCTTTTTTCGCATTGGTTATGGCGACCAGGTGCCTACGGATCTCTCCCGTTGGATCGTCGGTTTAGAAGCCCTCTGTAATTTTTTGGTTACGTTAGTCTATATTGCTCAATTAGTCGCTGATTCAATGGAACGCTCCATCGTCAATAAGACCAGAGAGCGCCTGGAGAATCTATTCGGTCGTTATGAATAG
- a CDS encoding type II toxin-antitoxin system VapC family toxin, translated as MKAVFADTFYWVALANPRDQYHRKAKTVSQSLYQHQLITTDEVLVEFLSLFASYGIEMKQRAVLMVQSILDNPSIQVLPQTRASFLSGLKLYEQRLSKGYSLTDCITMETMRSHQLTDVLTADNHFVQEGFNALLKDQTSSKTESRSEQASENHHFAPYLES; from the coding sequence ATGAAAGCTGTCTTTGCCGATACCTTTTACTGGGTCGCACTTGCCAATCCCAGAGACCAATATCACCGGAAAGCCAAAACCGTCAGCCAGTCCCTCTACCAGCACCAACTCATCACTACAGATGAAGTCCTGGTCGAGTTTCTTAGCCTCTTTGCCTCCTACGGCATTGAGATGAAACAGCGGGCCGTTTTGATGGTGCAAAGCATCCTCGACAATCCTTCGATTCAGGTCTTGCCGCAAACCCGTGCCTCATTTCTGTCGGGCCTTAAACTCTATGAACAGCGCCTCAGTAAGGGCTATAGCCTGACTGACTGCATCACAATGGAGACAATGCGCAGCCATCAGCTAACCGATGTCCTGACGGCGGACAATCATTTTGTCCAAGAGGGGTTTAATGCTCTCCTCAAAGATCAGACCTCTAGCAAAACTGAGTCCAGAAGCGAGCAAGCTTCCGAAAATCACCACTTCGCCCCTTACCTCGAAAGCTGA
- a CDS encoding C1 family peptidase, which translates to MMIATTGTSLTSPKQDDSKLADVKDESKKPVSVAATLVQNNALPELDNCFYCQPSLPPQPFLDALTKAFGQHFSRVEESAASRELIIFIASSVARLISPMRTPDGEAREGAKTKIRELEEDVSVCVGCLKNIIKSDLENFLNARKQVNAEKQDEEIRKYIRDLIRNLEKLIEYWIKEDLFKDFMARKITGAEMISASPAEGNIVNLFSKPSTEKAGPIPKTILQIAANPGAEGLEHNYLQVPYTGLIGLIEPIKPIKLKAQDFLALPSFIDLSSWCTHPVSEQPSNPPDACAAYAGTALMEYFQNKKAPKEQPGTASFRPFIASKAFLYKTTNNLLPEGVGASIQATMKALSEFGVPPEQAWASTVENFQESPPSSVTKQAQNYKAEAYFRLDRPRLSKEELLAQIKVSLTAGCPCLFGVRLHDSVPESSKATGYLLYPDSTLELAKDKGHALLAVGYDDAKQIGKTSPGALLVRNSWGEDWGVKGYGWLPYDYVLKDWQGEPLTADWWSFLKAKQNEGKQFELTSLSDWRQHIGWPKRS; encoded by the coding sequence ATGATGATAGCTACGACAGGGACAAGTCTGACTTCACCTAAGCAGGATGATTCGAAGCTGGCAGATGTCAAGGATGAGAGCAAAAAACCAGTTTCAGTCGCAGCAACATTAGTTCAGAACAACGCTTTACCTGAACTAGACAATTGCTTCTATTGTCAGCCCTCGCTTCCCCCACAGCCCTTTCTAGACGCTCTCACAAAAGCATTCGGTCAGCACTTCAGTCGAGTAGAAGAATCTGCAGCTTCTCGGGAGCTGATTATTTTCATCGCGAGTAGTGTGGCTCGACTGATTTCACCGATGAGAACTCCCGATGGAGAAGCGCGTGAAGGGGCAAAAACAAAGATTAGAGAACTCGAAGAGGATGTCAGCGTCTGTGTTGGTTGCCTCAAAAACATTATCAAGAGCGATCTGGAGAATTTCCTTAATGCAAGAAAACAGGTTAATGCAGAAAAACAGGACGAGGAAATCAGAAAATATATTAGAGACCTCATTAGAAACCTCGAGAAATTAATCGAATATTGGATTAAGGAGGATCTCTTTAAGGACTTTATGGCTAGGAAAATAACGGGAGCTGAGATGATCTCCGCAAGCCCGGCAGAGGGAAATATTGTGAATTTATTTTCTAAGCCGTCTACTGAAAAGGCAGGTCCGATTCCGAAGACCATACTTCAAATTGCAGCTAACCCTGGTGCAGAGGGACTTGAGCACAATTATCTACAAGTCCCATACACCGGATTAATCGGATTAATCGAACCAATCAAACCAATCAAATTAAAGGCACAAGACTTTTTAGCTCTACCGAGTTTCATTGATCTCAGCAGCTGGTGTACGCATCCAGTTTCAGAGCAACCCTCAAACCCCCCCGACGCTTGCGCAGCCTACGCTGGTACAGCGTTGATGGAGTATTTCCAAAATAAGAAGGCACCTAAGGAGCAGCCGGGAACTGCCAGCTTTAGGCCCTTTATTGCCTCTAAAGCTTTTCTCTATAAAACCACCAACAATTTATTGCCTGAGGGTGTTGGCGCCTCGATTCAAGCCACGATGAAAGCTTTGTCAGAGTTTGGTGTTCCGCCAGAGCAAGCTTGGGCTTCGACAGTAGAGAACTTTCAGGAATCACCTCCCTCCTCCGTCACCAAACAAGCGCAGAACTACAAAGCAGAGGCTTACTTCCGTCTGGACCGTCCCAGGCTGTCTAAAGAAGAATTATTGGCTCAAATCAAAGTTTCGTTAACTGCAGGTTGCCCTTGTCTATTTGGGGTCAGACTCCACGATTCGGTGCCTGAATCCTCAAAAGCAACGGGATACCTTTTATATCCAGATAGCACCCTTGAGCTTGCCAAAGACAAAGGCCATGCCTTGCTTGCGGTCGGTTATGATGATGCCAAACAGATCGGCAAGACTTCGCCAGGGGCTTTGTTGGTTAGAAACTCTTGGGGCGAAGACTGGGGAGTAAAGGGCTACGGTTGGCTCCCCTACGATTACGTCCTGAAAGATTGGCAGGGAGAACCCCTGACTGCGGATTGGTGGTCCTTTCTGAAGGCCAAGCAGAATGAGGGTAAGCAGTTTGAGCTGACCTCACTTTCTGACTGGAGGCAACATATTGGCTGGCCGAAAAGAAGCTAG
- a CDS encoding TIR domain-containing protein, protein MTTSSSLASDPDQAKTKLDVFVSYSRKDKEFVWNLCEALKQHNRRVWVDWEDIPPGADWRESIGSGIIAADTCLFVLSPDSVVSKECLAELEYAIQHNKRLIPVVYRDVNDSTVHPVLAALNWVVFRDGNDWQLALQTLLNGLDTDLAYVHTHTRLLLRAQEWDQKARNDCFLLRGHDLEQVERWLAQETAKNPKPTPLQREYVIAGRLIETKRQKLMLGSVTAALILSTALGLVAFRQYQIAEAHRQEAVVREIEALGFSSEALFASGRKFQALIQVLRAGRQLQRATWAKAETRDSVVATLGQAVSQIQEANSLVGADDWVSGVSVSPDGQLVAAASFDKTVRLWQQNGQLLQTLRGHTDHVNGVSFSPDGQMLASASRDKTVKLWQRDGKLINTLRGHGAEVWATAFSPDGQMLASTSADGTVKLWQKDGKLINTLRGHQGIVYAVSFSPDRQTLTSASADSTVKLWQKNGRLINTLRGHQGIVHAVSFSPDGQTLASAGQDGTVKLWQRDGKLRASLSGHTDRVYDMRFSPDGQTLASAAADKTIRLWKLDGTPITILRGHDGEVQSLNFSADGQFLASSSRDSTVKLWKLDNPLLTVLAGHGDDINSVSFSPDGQTLVSASTDQTIRLWQRNGKLIRSFGSGHGWVISAGFSPDGRRIASGDEDNTVKLWNLDGTLSRSLGGHQSWINSIAFSRDGQRLASASEDGTVRLWRSDGTPLTVLRGHQGDVFDVNFSPDGQTLASAGLDSTVKLWRLDGTVLASLKGHEGIVYRASFSPDGKTVASAGADHTVKLWQPDGTLVNTLKGHSAEVYSARFSLDGKTLASAGQDNLIKLWRPADGSLVATLKGHSANVASLSFSPDGAILASASSDDRVLLWHWQEFELEKLLEHSCAWLHDYLQTNPNVSASDRQLCQ, encoded by the coding sequence ATGACTACATCTAGTTCTCTAGCCTCTGACCCCGATCAAGCAAAAACTAAGCTTGATGTTTTTGTGTCTTACTCCCGTAAAGACAAGGAGTTTGTTTGGAATTTATGCGAAGCGCTTAAACAGCACAACCGACGGGTTTGGGTTGATTGGGAAGATATTCCACCAGGAGCGGACTGGCGCGAGTCAATCGGTTCAGGAATCATCGCAGCCGATACCTGTCTGTTTGTACTGAGCCCGGATTCGGTAGTGTCTAAGGAATGTCTTGCTGAGCTTGAGTATGCCATCCAACACAACAAGCGCTTAATTCCAGTGGTCTATCGAGACGTCAATGACAGCACTGTCCATCCAGTGTTGGCAGCGCTAAACTGGGTTGTCTTCCGGGATGGGAATGATTGGCAGCTTGCGCTTCAGACCTTGCTGAATGGGCTAGATACAGACTTGGCTTATGTGCACACGCACACTCGTCTGTTGTTGCGGGCTCAGGAGTGGGACCAAAAAGCTCGCAATGACTGCTTCTTACTGCGGGGTCATGACTTAGAACAAGTGGAACGCTGGCTGGCTCAAGAAACCGCCAAAAATCCTAAGCCTACGCCTCTGCAACGGGAATACGTTATTGCCGGTCGGCTAATTGAAACCAAGCGGCAGAAGCTCATGTTGGGCAGTGTAACCGCAGCACTCATCCTCTCAACCGCTTTAGGCCTGGTGGCTTTTCGGCAGTACCAGATTGCCGAAGCCCACCGTCAAGAGGCAGTGGTTCGGGAAATCGAAGCGCTAGGGTTTTCCTCAGAGGCGTTGTTTGCATCTGGCCGCAAGTTTCAGGCGCTAATCCAGGTACTCCGAGCGGGCCGTCAGCTCCAACGAGCGACTTGGGCTAAAGCGGAAACCCGCGATTCAGTTGTAGCGACGCTGGGGCAGGCGGTGTCTCAGATCCAAGAAGCAAACAGTTTGGTTGGCGCAGACGACTGGGTTTCTGGGGTAAGTGTCAGCCCTGATGGACAACTGGTTGCCGCTGCTAGCTTTGACAAAACAGTGCGACTCTGGCAACAAAACGGCCAGTTGCTCCAAACCCTGCGCGGTCACACAGACCATGTCAATGGCGTGAGCTTTAGCCCTGATGGGCAAATGCTGGCCTCCGCCAGTCGGGACAAAACAGTGAAGCTCTGGCAACGGGACGGCAAGCTGATCAATACCCTGCGCGGGCACGGAGCTGAGGTTTGGGCCACGGCTTTTAGTCCCGATGGGCAAATGTTGGCTTCGACCAGTGCAGACGGCACGGTCAAACTGTGGCAGAAAGACGGCAAGCTGATCAATACTCTGCGTGGGCACCAGGGCATTGTCTATGCAGTCAGCTTTAGCCCAGACAGACAAACCCTTACTTCGGCCAGTGCAGATAGCACCGTCAAGCTTTGGCAGAAAAACGGCAGGCTGATCAATACCCTGCGTGGGCACCAGGGCATTGTCCACGCAGTTAGCTTTAGCCCCGATGGGCAAACCCTGGCTTCTGCAGGGCAGGACGGGACGGTCAAACTTTGGCAGCGGGACGGCAAACTACGCGCCAGCCTTAGTGGGCACACCGATCGGGTTTATGACATGCGCTTTAGCCCCGATGGGCAAACCCTGGCTTCTGCGGCAGCGGATAAAACCATACGGCTTTGGAAGCTGGATGGCACACCAATCACAATCCTTAGAGGGCACGATGGCGAGGTTCAATCGCTCAATTTCAGCGCCGACGGCCAATTTCTAGCTTCCAGCAGTCGGGACAGTACGGTGAAGCTTTGGAAGCTGGATAACCCCTTGCTGACTGTGCTGGCTGGGCACGGAGATGACATTAACAGTGTCAGCTTCAGCCCAGATGGGCAAACGCTAGTCTCGGCCAGCACAGACCAAACCATTAGACTGTGGCAACGCAATGGCAAGCTGATCCGAAGCTTTGGCAGCGGACACGGTTGGGTTATCAGTGCAGGTTTCAGCCCGGATGGTCGGCGGATTGCTTCGGGCGACGAGGACAATACAGTGAAACTCTGGAACTTGGATGGCACCCTGTCGAGAAGTTTGGGCGGTCATCAGAGTTGGATCAACAGCATCGCTTTCAGCCGTGATGGGCAAAGGCTGGCCTCTGCTAGCGAGGATGGCACAGTAAGGCTCTGGCGGTCCGATGGCACACCATTGACTGTTTTGAGAGGGCATCAGGGCGATGTGTTTGATGTCAATTTCAGTCCCGATGGGCAAACCCTGGCTTCTGCCGGTCTCGATTCAACTGTGAAGCTCTGGCGCTTGGATGGAACGGTCCTGGCTAGCTTAAAGGGGCATGAGGGCATTGTCTACCGGGCTAGCTTTAGCCCTGATGGCAAAACTGTGGCCTCGGCGGGAGCGGACCATACCGTCAAGCTTTGGCAACCAGACGGCACTCTCGTGAATACGCTCAAGGGGCACAGTGCTGAGGTTTATAGTGCGCGGTTCAGCCTGGATGGTAAGACCTTGGCCTCGGCTGGGCAGGACAATTTGATCAAGCTCTGGCGACCTGCTGATGGCAGTTTAGTTGCCACGCTCAAGGGGCACAGCGCTAATGTTGCTAGCCTGAGTTTTAGCCCTGATGGGGCAATTCTTGCCTCTGCCAGTTCAGATGATAGGGTGCTGCTGTGGCACTGGCAGGAGTTCGAGCTGGAGAAGCTGCTGGAGCACAGCTGTGCTTGGCTACACGACTATTTGCAAACCAATCCCAATGTGTCTGCGTCTGACCGTCAACTTTGCCAGTGA